A window of Lysobacterales bacterium contains these coding sequences:
- the ggt gene encoding gamma-glutamyltransferase encodes MSRILAGLLPAALLAVPAMAADRITGAAFATRSEVIAPTAMAATSHPLATQVALDIMKAGGSALDAAIAANAALGLMEPTGNGIGGDLFAIVWDPKTQRLHGYNGSGRSPRRLTLDWFIENGYRDVPSHGPLPVTVPGTVDAWFALHGRFGRLPMPRVLAPTIDYARNGHPVAETIAYYWARSVPRLSQFPGFTEQFTVDGRAPRKGEMWRNPFLADTLEAIARGGRDAFYKGDIARVVGEYIAAQGGFLDAGDFAAHEGEWVEPVSTTYRGVEVWELPPNGQGIAALQILNLLEPYDLAGYGFGSPEHIHLFVEAKKLAFEDRARWYADPTFQPAPVERLIGKDYARERGALIDMARAARSVEAGNPALQRGDTIYLTTADGDGMMVSLIQSNYRGMGSGMTPPGLGFILQDRGEQFVLAEGHPNSYAPGKRPFHTIIPAFATRDGKPWLSFGVMGGAMQPQGHAQIIINLVDFGMNLQEAGDAPRIHHDGSTEPAGQALVMSDGGVVELESGFAQETVRALMRKGHVVRAADGPFGGYQAIARDHEQGVWIGASESRKDGHAAGY; translated from the coding sequence ATGTCCCGTATCCTCGCCGGGCTGCTGCCCGCCGCGCTGCTCGCCGTTCCCGCCATGGCCGCCGACCGCATCACCGGTGCCGCGTTCGCCACCCGATCCGAGGTCATCGCGCCGACCGCGATGGCGGCGACCTCGCACCCGCTGGCCACCCAGGTGGCGCTCGACATCATGAAGGCCGGCGGCAGCGCCCTGGATGCCGCGATCGCCGCCAACGCCGCGCTCGGCCTGATGGAACCCACCGGCAACGGCATCGGCGGCGACCTGTTCGCCATCGTCTGGGACCCGAAGACGCAGCGCCTGCACGGCTACAACGGCTCGGGCCGCTCGCCGCGCCGGCTGACCCTGGACTGGTTCATCGAGAACGGCTATCGCGACGTGCCCTCGCACGGTCCGCTGCCGGTGACCGTGCCGGGCACCGTCGACGCCTGGTTCGCACTGCACGGGCGCTTCGGACGGCTGCCGATGCCGCGCGTGCTGGCGCCGACCATCGACTACGCACGCAACGGCCATCCGGTCGCCGAGACCATCGCCTACTACTGGGCGCGCAGCGTGCCGCGGCTGTCGCAGTTCCCGGGCTTCACCGAACAGTTCACCGTCGACGGGCGGGCGCCGCGCAAGGGCGAGATGTGGCGCAACCCGTTCCTTGCCGACACCCTGGAGGCGATCGCCCGCGGCGGCCGCGACGCCTTCTACAAGGGCGACATCGCCCGGGTGGTCGGTGAGTACATCGCCGCCCAGGGCGGATTCCTGGACGCCGGCGACTTCGCCGCGCACGAAGGCGAATGGGTCGAGCCGGTGTCGACCACCTACCGCGGCGTCGAGGTCTGGGAGCTGCCGCCGAACGGCCAGGGCATCGCCGCCCTGCAGATCCTCAACCTGCTCGAACCGTACGACCTGGCCGGCTACGGCTTCGGCAGCCCCGAGCACATCCACCTGTTCGTCGAGGCCAAGAAGCTGGCCTTCGAGGACCGCGCGCGCTGGTACGCCGACCCGACCTTCCAGCCGGCGCCGGTCGAGCGCCTGATCGGCAAGGACTACGCGCGCGAGCGCGGCGCCCTGATCGACATGGCGCGCGCCGCACGCAGCGTCGAGGCCGGCAACCCGGCCCTGCAGCGCGGCGACACCATCTACCTGACCACCGCCGACGGCGACGGCATGATGGTCTCGCTGATCCAGTCCAACTACCGCGGCATGGGCTCGGGCATGACGCCGCCCGGTCTGGGCTTCATCCTGCAGGACCGCGGCGAGCAGTTCGTGCTCGCCGAGGGCCACCCGAACAGCTACGCGCCCGGCAAGCGGCCGTTCCACACCATCATCCCGGCCTTCGCGACCCGCGACGGCAAGCCGTGGCTGAGCTTCGGCGTGATGGGCGGCGCCATGCAGCCGCAGGGCCACGCGCAGATCATCATCAACCTGGTCGACTTCGGCATGAACCTGCAGGAGGCCGGCGACGCGCCGCGCATCCACCACGACGGCTCCACCGAGCCGGCCGGCCAGGCGCTGGTGATGAGCGACGGCGGCGTGGTCGAGCTGGAGTCGGGCTTCGCGCAGGAGACGGTGCGCGCGCTGATGCGCAAGGGCCATGTCGTGCGCGCCGCCGACGGCCCGTTCGGCGGCTATCAGGCGATCGCCCGCGACCACGAACAGGGCGTGTGGATCGGCGCCAGCGAGAGTCGCAAGGACGGCCACGCGGCCGGTTACTGA
- a CDS encoding SAM-dependent methyltransferase, which yields MMSRLPAPDVDAAEHSARLAALIAGEIAAHGPLPFAQFMALALYAPGLGYYSAGSRKFGAGGDFVTAPELGPAFAYAVARHLSVAMASFDDWHLVEPGGGSGALAADLLLALEALGRLPARYRLLEISADLRQRQRDTLKARCPHLLARVQWLDGPPDTAWQGALVANEVLDALPATRFAVHEDGLHEQYVDGEAGAFAWRELPAPPVLDALLRERLADVLPLLPRPYRSELHLTLAPWLAAMTQALTRGELLFVDYGYPRQEYYLPERRDGTLVCHYRHHAHDDPLILPGLQDITAFVDFTALAEAAAACALDVAGYTSQAQFLIGNGIEDWFAHSQDLPLPERMAAANAVKRLMLPGQMGERFQVMALGRGLDADALPGFQADLRHRLLARP from the coding sequence ATGATGTCGCGCCTGCCCGCCCCCGATGTCGACGCCGCCGAACACTCGGCGCGCCTGGCTGCGCTGATCGCCGGCGAGATCGCCGCGCACGGCCCGCTGCCGTTCGCGCAGTTCATGGCGCTGGCGCTGTATGCGCCGGGCCTGGGCTACTACAGCGCCGGCAGCCGCAAGTTCGGCGCCGGCGGCGACTTCGTCACCGCACCGGAGCTGGGGCCGGCGTTCGCCTACGCGGTCGCCCGGCACCTGTCCGTGGCGATGGCGTCGTTCGACGACTGGCACCTGGTCGAACCGGGCGGCGGCAGCGGCGCCCTGGCCGCCGACCTGCTGCTGGCCCTGGAGGCGCTGGGCCGGCTGCCGGCCCGCTACCGCCTGCTGGAGATCAGCGCCGACCTGCGCCAGCGCCAGCGCGACACGCTCAAGGCGCGCTGCCCGCATCTGCTGGCGCGCGTCCAGTGGCTGGACGGCCCGCCGGATACGGCCTGGCAGGGCGCCCTGGTCGCCAACGAAGTGCTGGACGCGCTGCCGGCGACGCGCTTCGCGGTCCACGAGGACGGCCTGCACGAGCAGTACGTCGATGGCGAGGCCGGCGCCTTCGCCTGGCGCGAGTTGCCGGCGCCGCCAGTGCTCGATGCCCTGCTGCGCGAACGCCTGGCCGATGTCCTGCCCCTGCTGCCGCGGCCCTACCGCTCCGAGCTGCACCTGACGCTGGCGCCCTGGCTGGCGGCGATGACGCAGGCCCTGACGCGCGGCGAGCTGCTGTTCGTCGACTACGGCTATCCGCGCCAGGAGTACTACCTGCCCGAGCGCCGCGACGGCACCCTGGTCTGCCACTACCGCCACCACGCCCACGACGACCCATTGATCCTGCCCGGCCTGCAGGACATCACCGCTTTCGTCGATTTCACGGCCCTGGCCGAGGCCGCCGCGGCCTGCGCGCTGGACGTCGCCGGCTACACCAGCCAGGCGCAGTTCCTGATCGGCAACGGCATCGAGGACTGGTTCGCGCACAGCCAGGACCTGCCGTTGCCGGAACGGATGGCAGCAGCCAACGCGGTCAAGCGCCTGATGCTGCCCGGCCAGATGGGCGAGCGCTTCCAGGTGATGGCGCTCGGCCGCGGCCTGGATGCCGATGCCCTGCCCGGCTTCCAGGCCGACCTGCGCCACCGCCTGCTGGCGCGGCCATGA
- a CDS encoding class I SAM-dependent methyltransferase has protein sequence MSTRLRNALDLLALRLANVFVGRLRRQKAGDDPYHRVFAHFRQMVLNAPHSSLLEIGSRNVSGVDGRKNFPGVQDYTGVDIHAGEFVDVVADVHSLSSAFPEKRFDFVYSISVFEHLMFPWKAVLEINSVLKPGGHVFMATHPIWPPHELPWDFWRFLHHSAIPLFNKVTGFELVAVTEGLPARMFTLAGDPVGQDLYKFPLNQGIAIIARKIADYDRDRLRWDLVPSDVSDTMYPKPG, from the coding sequence ATGTCCACACGCTTGCGAAATGCACTCGATCTGCTGGCCCTCCGCCTTGCCAATGTTTTCGTTGGGCGGCTGCGCCGTCAGAAGGCCGGTGACGACCCGTATCACCGGGTTTTCGCGCATTTCCGGCAGATGGTCCTGAATGCGCCCCATTCGTCGCTCCTGGAGATCGGCTCGAGGAACGTTTCGGGCGTCGACGGCCGAAAGAATTTTCCAGGAGTGCAGGACTACACGGGCGTCGACATCCATGCCGGAGAGTTCGTGGACGTGGTCGCGGACGTTCACAGCCTTTCTTCGGCCTTTCCCGAGAAGCGCTTCGACTTCGTCTACTCCATTTCCGTCTTCGAGCACCTGATGTTTCCCTGGAAAGCGGTGCTTGAGATCAATTCCGTCCTGAAGCCGGGCGGGCATGTTTTCATGGCCACCCATCCGATTTGGCCGCCCCATGAGCTGCCCTGGGATTTCTGGCGTTTCCTGCATCACAGCGCGATTCCGCTGTTCAACAAAGTGACGGGGTTCGAACTGGTGGCGGTCACCGAAGGCTTGCCTGCCCGCATGTTCACCCTTGCGGGCGACCCGGTGGGGCAAGACCTGTACAAGTTCCCCCTAAACCAGGGCATCGCCATCATCGCCCGCAAGATCGCCGACTACGACCGCGATCGGCTGCGCTGGGACCTGGTGCCCTCCGACGTCAGCGACACGATGTATCCCAAGCCGGGCTGA
- a CDS encoding AI-2E family transporter codes for MIALPAQLPPSRIAAWLLALAGLWMAIHFDLLVALLAGLLVFNLTHALAPLIERRVSGQGARLLAVTVVSVLIIGLLTLAIVGIVAFFRSEAGSSQALLDKLMTIIEESRGDLPAWLAGWLPEDSGAMRLAVTEWVASHRAELSLAGAEAIQTTARLLVGMVLGAMVALYDELPAPRLGPLGRELLERAGRLAAAFRRIVFAQLKISLLNTFFTGLFLAVVLPAFGVKLPLTKTLILITFVAGLLPVVGNLISNTVITIVALSVSMWVAVVALGYLVLIHKVEYFLNARIVGGEIQARAWELLLAMLVMEAVFGIPGLVAAPVYYAYVKRELVDQGWV; via the coding sequence ATGATCGCCCTGCCGGCACAGCTTCCCCCTTCACGCATCGCCGCCTGGCTGCTCGCCCTTGCCGGGCTGTGGATGGCCATCCACTTCGACCTGCTGGTCGCCCTGCTGGCCGGCCTGCTGGTGTTCAACCTGACCCACGCGCTGGCGCCGCTGATCGAGCGCCGGGTCAGCGGCCAGGGCGCCCGCCTGCTGGCGGTGACCGTGGTCTCGGTGTTGATCATCGGCCTGCTGACCCTTGCCATCGTCGGCATCGTCGCCTTCTTCCGCAGCGAGGCCGGCAGCAGCCAGGCCCTGCTCGACAAGCTGATGACCATCATCGAGGAATCGCGCGGCGACCTGCCCGCCTGGCTGGCCGGCTGGCTGCCGGAGGACTCCGGTGCGATGCGCCTGGCGGTGACCGAATGGGTCGCCAGCCACCGCGCCGAACTCTCGCTGGCCGGCGCCGAGGCCATCCAGACCACCGCCCGCCTGCTGGTCGGCATGGTCCTGGGCGCCATGGTCGCGCTTTACGACGAGCTGCCGGCGCCGCGCCTGGGCCCGCTCGGCCGCGAGCTGCTCGAACGCGCCGGCCGCCTGGCCGCGGCGTTCCGGCGCATCGTCTTCGCGCAGCTCAAGATCTCCCTGCTCAACACCTTCTTCACCGGCCTGTTCCTGGCCGTCGTGCTGCCCGCCTTCGGCGTCAAGCTGCCGCTGACCAAGACCCTGATCCTGATCACCTTCGTCGCCGGCCTGCTGCCGGTGGTCGGCAACCTGATCTCCAACACCGTGATCACCATCGTCGCGCTGTCGGTGTCGATGTGGGTGGCCGTGGTCGCGCTCGGCTACCTGGTGCTGATCCACAAGGTCGAGTACTTCCTCAACGCCCGCATCGTCGGCGGCGAGATCCAGGCCCGCGCCTGGGAGCTGCTGTTGGCCATGCTGGTCATGGAAGCCGTGTTCGGCATCCCCGGCCTTGTCGCCGCGCCGGTGTATTACGCGTACGTGAAGCGGGAGCTGGTGGATCAGGGGTGGGTGTGA
- a CDS encoding DUF2256 domain-containing protein, with the protein MTPAERPRRRGQGDGRGLPEKPCAVCGRPMAWRRRWARCWDQVKYCSDACRKGTPRSAPRIP; encoded by the coding sequence ATGACCCCGGCTGAGCGCCCGCGCCGGCGCGGCCAGGGCGACGGCCGCGGTCTGCCGGAGAAGCCCTGCGCGGTGTGCGGCCGGCCGATGGCCTGGCGGCGCCGCTGGGCACGCTGCTGGGACCAGGTGAAGTACTGCTCGGACGCCTGCCGCAAGGGCACGCCACGCAGCGCGCCGCGGATACCCTAG
- a CDS encoding helix-turn-helix transcriptional regulator: protein MSGTRDPRISSPAALDALASPVRQEIVDTLAMLGGDAPVAALAGQLGRPADGLYYHLRVLSRAGLVAETPPGPAGGRRFALVRRGQPTLRYRPDDAAARRALARIAHGLLAIARRDFDAALAAGDACVEGPRRTLWAARNTGWLDGDGLAEANALLARLCELLGQPRAPGRDTQVGLAFVLAPLRPRPARR, encoded by the coding sequence CCGCCCTGGATGCCCTGGCTTCGCCGGTGCGCCAGGAGATCGTCGACACGCTGGCCATGCTGGGCGGCGACGCGCCGGTCGCGGCGCTGGCCGGGCAGCTCGGCCGCCCGGCCGACGGCCTGTACTACCACCTGCGCGTGCTGTCCCGTGCCGGCCTGGTCGCCGAGACCCCGCCGGGTCCGGCCGGCGGACGCCGCTTCGCCCTGGTGCGGCGCGGCCAGCCGACCCTGCGCTACCGCCCCGACGATGCCGCCGCGCGCCGCGCCCTGGCGCGCATCGCTCATGGCCTGCTGGCGATCGCCCGGCGCGACTTCGACGCCGCGCTGGCGGCCGGCGACGCCTGCGTCGAGGGGCCGCGGCGCACCCTGTGGGCGGCACGCAACACCGGCTGGCTGGACGGCGACGGCCTGGCCGAAGCCAATGCCCTGCTGGCGCGCCTGTGCGAACTGCTCGGCCAGCCGCGCGCGCCCGGTCGCGACACCCAGGTCGGCCTGGCCTTCGTGCTGGCGCCGCTGCGGCCCCGGCCGGCGCGCCGTTGA
- a CDS encoding 4'-phosphopantetheinyl transferase superfamily protein, whose protein sequence is MNSPVRLWLRRLAPVPAGADAMQRARWRKQAARAALLERLATELPGFSPSQLLRDPLGKPSLAPPFAHLTVNASDSGDWHLVGLAEGPALGVDIECVLPRPTWRALAQRWFDPAELEWLDSLDDPEHGFLRLWSLKEALFKAHGRGLAYGLHRARFGPSAQGRLVLQRLEGPAAPARQWQCRELACGSDMVMAVAWQGVEREVSLQVAQADMHPHCDG, encoded by the coding sequence ATGAACTCACCGGTGCGGCTGTGGCTGCGCCGCCTGGCGCCGGTGCCGGCCGGTGCCGACGCCATGCAGCGCGCGCGCTGGCGCAAGCAGGCGGCGCGCGCCGCCCTGCTGGAGCGCCTGGCCACCGAGCTGCCCGGCTTCTCACCAAGCCAGTTGCTGCGCGACCCCCTGGGCAAGCCGTCCCTTGCGCCACCTTTCGCTCACCTGACCGTCAACGCCAGCGACTCCGGCGACTGGCATCTGGTCGGCCTGGCCGAGGGTCCCGCGCTGGGCGTCGATATCGAGTGCGTGCTGCCACGGCCGACCTGGCGTGCCCTGGCACAACGCTGGTTCGATCCCGCCGAGCTGGAATGGCTGGACTCCCTGGACGATCCGGAGCACGGCTTCCTGCGCCTGTGGTCGCTCAAGGAGGCGCTGTTCAAGGCGCACGGCCGGGGTCTCGCCTACGGACTGCACCGGGCACGCTTCGGACCGTCTGCGCAAGGTCGCCTGGTCCTGCAGCGGCTGGAGGGACCGGCGGCACCGGCGCGGCAGTGGCAGTGCCGCGAGCTCGCCTGCGGCAGCGACATGGTGATGGCGGTGGCCTGGCAGGGCGTCGAACGCGAGGTCTCGCTGCAGGTGGCGCAGGCAGACATGCATCCGCACTGCGACGGCTGA
- a CDS encoding pteridine reductase, whose amino-acid sequence MPSPSEPVVLVTGAARRVGAVIARVLHDRGCRVVLHCRGSAADAQALAAQLEQARPGSTALVQADLADPAAPAALVRAALDRFGRLDGLVNNASAFRPTPVGEIGQDDWDELFASNARAPLFLSQAAAPHLAAVEGAIVNLVDIYAERPLARHTVYVMAKAALAAMTLSLARELGPAVRVNGVAPGAVMWPEDGKAYADQQALLAGTALKRMGRPDDVAGAVAFLLLDAPYVTGEILRVDGGRWLAI is encoded by the coding sequence ATGCCTAGCCCATCCGAACCTGTCGTCCTGGTCACCGGCGCCGCCCGCCGGGTCGGCGCCGTGATCGCCCGCGTCCTGCACGACCGCGGCTGCCGCGTGGTCCTGCACTGCCGCGGTTCCGCGGCCGACGCGCAGGCCCTGGCAGCTCAACTGGAGCAGGCGCGGCCAGGCAGCACAGCGCTGGTGCAGGCCGACCTTGCCGACCCGGCGGCGCCCGCCGCCCTCGTGCGGGCCGCGCTGGATCGCTTCGGCCGCCTCGACGGCCTGGTCAACAACGCCAGCGCCTTCCGCCCCACGCCGGTCGGCGAGATCGGCCAGGACGACTGGGACGAGCTGTTCGCCAGCAACGCCCGCGCACCGCTGTTCCTGTCGCAGGCCGCGGCGCCGCACCTGGCCGCGGTTGAAGGCGCCATCGTCAACCTGGTCGACATCTACGCCGAGCGGCCGCTGGCCCGGCACACCGTGTACGTGATGGCCAAGGCGGCGCTGGCGGCGATGACCCTGTCGCTGGCGCGCGAGCTGGGCCCGGCGGTGCGCGTGAATGGCGTGGCGCCCGGCGCGGTGATGTGGCCGGAGGACGGCAAGGCCTACGCCGACCAGCAGGCCCTGCTGGCCGGCACCGCCCTGAAGCGCATGGGCCGCCCCGACGATGTCGCCGGCGCGGTCGCCTTCCTGCTGCTCGACGCCCCCTACGTGACCGGCGAGATCCTGCGCGTCGACGGCGGCCGCTGGCTGGCGATCTGA